In a single window of the Oryctolagus cuniculus chromosome 2, mOryCun1.1, whole genome shotgun sequence genome:
- the RNF212 gene encoding probable E3 SUMO-protein ligase RNF212 isoform X2 encodes MAGWVFCNRCFQPPRSKARFSLTNCGHVYCDGCLGRAICVLFQTDAEIQAFFVGIDSLCRKYSQETSQISEFQEKHRRRLLAFYGEKISKLEESLRKLVLQIEQLQSVRSSQQTAFGTVRTSVPPAPARPRGCLLLPTGSSAPDRVESMEVDLTPSPVRRPQPEVAAGPTRMSLISPPQDGRMGSHRCRSPTRDPHRPQQPRQRAEQREEAPLASVAPRRQRPGRPSASPACCIGRAQGLLTTGESHREDEPQQVYPGWFLPPGATKSCDRIVTSRVTWGSTNVICLKLLFLLPYNECPHVAGAVACSTCIPVGAGSSPGCSSSNPALCCGLGKR; translated from the exons ATGGCCGGGTGGGTGTTCTGTAACCGCTGCTTCCAGCCGCCTCGCAGCAAGGCGCGCTTCAGCCTGACCAACTGCGGCCACGTGTACTGCGACGGCTGCCTGGGCCGAG CCATTTGTGTTCTCTTTCAGACCGATGCCGAGATTCAGGCGTTCTTCGTGGGCATAGACAGTCTGTGTAGGAAATACTCCCAGGAAACCTCCCAG ATTTCAGAGTTTCAAGAGAAACACAGGAGGAGATTGCTAGCCTTCTACGGAGAAAAG ATTTCTAAGCTGGAAGAATCCCTCAGGAAGCTGGTGCTACAGATAGAACAGCTGCAGAG TGTGAGATCTTCACAGCAAACAGCCTTCGGCACAGTTAGGACGTCAGTGCCCC CCGCTCCAGCCCGGCCCAGGGGGTGCCTGCTGCTGCCCACGGGCTCATCGGCCCCTGACAG GGTGGAGTCCATGGAGGTTGACCTTACCCCTTCTCCAGTGAGAAGA CCTCAGCCCGAGGTGGCAGCCGGCCCCACGCGGATGTCTCTGATTAGCCCACCTCAAGATGGGCGCATGG GATCCCACCGTTGCAGATCCCCCACAAGGGACCCACAcagaccccagcagcccaggcagCGGGCAGAGCAACGAGAGGAGGCTCCCCTGGCCTCGGTGGCTCCCAGGCGGCAGCGCCCAGGCCGCCCATCAGCATCTCCGGCCTGCTGCATAGGCCGTGCCCAG GGTCTGCTCACCACAGGGGAGTCACACAGAGAAGATGAGCCCCAGCAGGTGTACCCTGGATGGTTTCTTCCTCCAGGTGCCACTAAGTCATGTGACCGCATAGTTACTTCTCGGGTTACCTGGGGCAGCACAAACGTGATATGCTTGAAACTGCTCTTCTTACTGCCTTACAATGAGTGCCCACacgtggccggcgctgtggcctgcagcacctgcatcccagtgggcgccggttcgagtcccggctgctcctcttccaatccagctctctgctgtggcctgggaaagcggtag
- the RNF212 gene encoding probable E3 SUMO-protein ligase RNF212 isoform X7 — protein MAGWVFCNRCFQPPRSKARFSLTNCGHVYCDGCLGRDFRVSRETQEEIASLLRRKAAPARPRGCLLLPTGSSAPDRVESMEVDLTPSPVRRPQPEVAAGPTRMSLISPPQDGRMGSHRCRSPTRDPHRPQQPRQRAEQREEAPLASVAPRRQRPGRPSASPACCIGRAQGLLTTGESHREDEPQQVYPGWFLPPGATKSCDRIVTSRVTWGSTNVICLKLLFLLPYNECPHVAGAVACSTCIPVGAGSSPGCSSSNPALCCGLGKR, from the exons ATGGCCGGGTGGGTGTTCTGTAACCGCTGCTTCCAGCCGCCTCGCAGCAAGGCGCGCTTCAGCCTGACCAACTGCGGCCACGTGTACTGCGACGGCTGCCTGGGCCGAG ATTTCAGAGTTTCAAGAGAAACACAGGAGGAGATTGCTAGCCTTCTACGGAGAAAAG CCGCTCCAGCCCGGCCCAGGGGGTGCCTGCTGCTGCCCACGGGCTCATCGGCCCCTGACAG GGTGGAGTCCATGGAGGTTGACCTTACCCCTTCTCCAGTGAGAAGA CCTCAGCCCGAGGTGGCAGCCGGCCCCACGCGGATGTCTCTGATTAGCCCACCTCAAGATGGGCGCATGG GATCCCACCGTTGCAGATCCCCCACAAGGGACCCACAcagaccccagcagcccaggcagCGGGCAGAGCAACGAGAGGAGGCTCCCCTGGCCTCGGTGGCTCCCAGGCGGCAGCGCCCAGGCCGCCCATCAGCATCTCCGGCCTGCTGCATAGGCCGTGCCCAG GGTCTGCTCACCACAGGGGAGTCACACAGAGAAGATGAGCCCCAGCAGGTGTACCCTGGATGGTTTCTTCCTCCAGGTGCCACTAAGTCATGTGACCGCATAGTTACTTCTCGGGTTACCTGGGGCAGCACAAACGTGATATGCTTGAAACTGCTCTTCTTACTGCCTTACAATGAGTGCCCACacgtggccggcgctgtggcctgcagcacctgcatcccagtgggcgccggttcgagtcccggctgctcctcttccaatccagctctctgctgtggcctgggaaagcggtag
- the RNF212 gene encoding probable E3 SUMO-protein ligase RNF212 isoform X9: MVPWVRLPVATLASHIGAPDFRVSRETQEEIASLLRRKAAPARPRGCLLLPTGSSAPDRVESMEVDLTPSPVRRPQPEVAAGPTRMSLISPPQDGRMGSHRCRSPTRDPHRPQQPRQRAEQREEAPLASVAPRRQRPGRPSASPACCIGRAQGLLTTGESHREDEPQQVYPGWFLPPGATKSCDRIVTSRVTWGSTNVICLKLLFLLPYNECPHVAGAVACSTCIPVGAGSSPGCSSSNPALCCGLGKR; this comes from the exons ATGGTGCCGTGGGTTAGGCTACCAGtggcgacactggcatcccatattggagcaccag ATTTCAGAGTTTCAAGAGAAACACAGGAGGAGATTGCTAGCCTTCTACGGAGAAAAG CCGCTCCAGCCCGGCCCAGGGGGTGCCTGCTGCTGCCCACGGGCTCATCGGCCCCTGACAG GGTGGAGTCCATGGAGGTTGACCTTACCCCTTCTCCAGTGAGAAGA CCTCAGCCCGAGGTGGCAGCCGGCCCCACGCGGATGTCTCTGATTAGCCCACCTCAAGATGGGCGCATGG GATCCCACCGTTGCAGATCCCCCACAAGGGACCCACAcagaccccagcagcccaggcagCGGGCAGAGCAACGAGAGGAGGCTCCCCTGGCCTCGGTGGCTCCCAGGCGGCAGCGCCCAGGCCGCCCATCAGCATCTCCGGCCTGCTGCATAGGCCGTGCCCAG GGTCTGCTCACCACAGGGGAGTCACACAGAGAAGATGAGCCCCAGCAGGTGTACCCTGGATGGTTTCTTCCTCCAGGTGCCACTAAGTCATGTGACCGCATAGTTACTTCTCGGGTTACCTGGGGCAGCACAAACGTGATATGCTTGAAACTGCTCTTCTTACTGCCTTACAATGAGTGCCCACacgtggccggcgctgtggcctgcagcacctgcatcccagtgggcgccggttcgagtcccggctgctcctcttccaatccagctctctgctgtggcctgggaaagcggtag
- the RNF212 gene encoding probable E3 SUMO-protein ligase RNF212 isoform X3, with protein sequence MAGWVFCNRCFQPPRSKARFSLTNCGHVYCDGCLGRGKKDECLICKVPCRTVFLSKNISEFQEKHRRRLLAFYGEKISKLEESLRKLVLQIEQLQSVRSSQQTAFGTVRTSVPPAPARPRGCLLLPTGSSAPDRVESMEVDLTPSPVRRPQPEVAAGPTRMSLISPPQDGRMGSHRCRSPTRDPHRPQQPRQRAEQREEAPLASVAPRRQRPGRPSASPACCIGRAQGLLTTGESHREDEPQQVYPGWFLPPGATKSCDRIVTSRVTWGSTNVICLKLLFLLPYNECPHVAGAVACSTCIPVGAGSSPGCSSSNPALCCGLGKR encoded by the exons ATGGCCGGGTGGGTGTTCTGTAACCGCTGCTTCCAGCCGCCTCGCAGCAAGGCGCGCTTCAGCCTGACCAACTGCGGCCACGTGTACTGCGACGGCTGCCTGGGCCGAG gtaAAAAGGATGAATGCTTGATTTGTAAAGTTCCTTGTCGTacagtttttctttcaaaaaat ATTTCAGAGTTTCAAGAGAAACACAGGAGGAGATTGCTAGCCTTCTACGGAGAAAAG ATTTCTAAGCTGGAAGAATCCCTCAGGAAGCTGGTGCTACAGATAGAACAGCTGCAGAG TGTGAGATCTTCACAGCAAACAGCCTTCGGCACAGTTAGGACGTCAGTGCCCC CCGCTCCAGCCCGGCCCAGGGGGTGCCTGCTGCTGCCCACGGGCTCATCGGCCCCTGACAG GGTGGAGTCCATGGAGGTTGACCTTACCCCTTCTCCAGTGAGAAGA CCTCAGCCCGAGGTGGCAGCCGGCCCCACGCGGATGTCTCTGATTAGCCCACCTCAAGATGGGCGCATGG GATCCCACCGTTGCAGATCCCCCACAAGGGACCCACAcagaccccagcagcccaggcagCGGGCAGAGCAACGAGAGGAGGCTCCCCTGGCCTCGGTGGCTCCCAGGCGGCAGCGCCCAGGCCGCCCATCAGCATCTCCGGCCTGCTGCATAGGCCGTGCCCAG GGTCTGCTCACCACAGGGGAGTCACACAGAGAAGATGAGCCCCAGCAGGTGTACCCTGGATGGTTTCTTCCTCCAGGTGCCACTAAGTCATGTGACCGCATAGTTACTTCTCGGGTTACCTGGGGCAGCACAAACGTGATATGCTTGAAACTGCTCTTCTTACTGCCTTACAATGAGTGCCCACacgtggccggcgctgtggcctgcagcacctgcatcccagtgggcgccggttcgagtcccggctgctcctcttccaatccagctctctgctgtggcctgggaaagcggtag
- the RNF212 gene encoding probable E3 SUMO-protein ligase RNF212 isoform X1, translated as MAGWVFCNRCFQPPRSKARFSLTNCGHVYCDGCLGRGKKDECLICKVPCRTVFLSKNTDAEIQAFFVGIDSLCRKYSQETSQISEFQEKHRRRLLAFYGEKISKLEESLRKLVLQIEQLQSVRSSQQTAFGTVRTSVPPAPARPRGCLLLPTGSSAPDRVESMEVDLTPSPVRRPQPEVAAGPTRMSLISPPQDGRMGSHRCRSPTRDPHRPQQPRQRAEQREEAPLASVAPRRQRPGRPSASPACCIGRAQGLLTTGESHREDEPQQVYPGWFLPPGATKSCDRIVTSRVTWGSTNVICLKLLFLLPYNECPHVAGAVACSTCIPVGAGSSPGCSSSNPALCCGLGKR; from the exons ATGGCCGGGTGGGTGTTCTGTAACCGCTGCTTCCAGCCGCCTCGCAGCAAGGCGCGCTTCAGCCTGACCAACTGCGGCCACGTGTACTGCGACGGCTGCCTGGGCCGAG gtaAAAAGGATGAATGCTTGATTTGTAAAGTTCCTTGTCGTacagtttttctttcaaaaaat ACCGATGCCGAGATTCAGGCGTTCTTCGTGGGCATAGACAGTCTGTGTAGGAAATACTCCCAGGAAACCTCCCAG ATTTCAGAGTTTCAAGAGAAACACAGGAGGAGATTGCTAGCCTTCTACGGAGAAAAG ATTTCTAAGCTGGAAGAATCCCTCAGGAAGCTGGTGCTACAGATAGAACAGCTGCAGAG TGTGAGATCTTCACAGCAAACAGCCTTCGGCACAGTTAGGACGTCAGTGCCCC CCGCTCCAGCCCGGCCCAGGGGGTGCCTGCTGCTGCCCACGGGCTCATCGGCCCCTGACAG GGTGGAGTCCATGGAGGTTGACCTTACCCCTTCTCCAGTGAGAAGA CCTCAGCCCGAGGTGGCAGCCGGCCCCACGCGGATGTCTCTGATTAGCCCACCTCAAGATGGGCGCATGG GATCCCACCGTTGCAGATCCCCCACAAGGGACCCACAcagaccccagcagcccaggcagCGGGCAGAGCAACGAGAGGAGGCTCCCCTGGCCTCGGTGGCTCCCAGGCGGCAGCGCCCAGGCCGCCCATCAGCATCTCCGGCCTGCTGCATAGGCCGTGCCCAG GGTCTGCTCACCACAGGGGAGTCACACAGAGAAGATGAGCCCCAGCAGGTGTACCCTGGATGGTTTCTTCCTCCAGGTGCCACTAAGTCATGTGACCGCATAGTTACTTCTCGGGTTACCTGGGGCAGCACAAACGTGATATGCTTGAAACTGCTCTTCTTACTGCCTTACAATGAGTGCCCACacgtggccggcgctgtggcctgcagcacctgcatcccagtgggcgccggttcgagtcccggctgctcctcttccaatccagctctctgctgtggcctgggaaagcggtag
- the RNF212 gene encoding probable E3 SUMO-protein ligase RNF212 isoform X5, whose amino-acid sequence MAGWVFCNRCFQPPRSKARFSLTNCGHVYCDGCLGRGKKDECLICKVPCRTVFLSKNTDAEIQAFFVGIDSLCRKYSQETSQISEFQEKHRRRLLAFYGEKISKLEESLRKLVLQIEQLQSVRSSQQTAFGTVRTSVPPAPARPRGCLLLPTGSSAPDRVESMEVDLTPSPVRRPQPEVAAGPTRMSLISPPQDGRMGSVSYRGLQHLGLTPHQTHLSKAFRIPPLQIPHKGPTQTPAAQAAGRATRGGSPGLGGSQAAAPRPPISISGLLHRPCPGSAHHRGVTQRR is encoded by the exons ATGGCCGGGTGGGTGTTCTGTAACCGCTGCTTCCAGCCGCCTCGCAGCAAGGCGCGCTTCAGCCTGACCAACTGCGGCCACGTGTACTGCGACGGCTGCCTGGGCCGAG gtaAAAAGGATGAATGCTTGATTTGTAAAGTTCCTTGTCGTacagtttttctttcaaaaaat ACCGATGCCGAGATTCAGGCGTTCTTCGTGGGCATAGACAGTCTGTGTAGGAAATACTCCCAGGAAACCTCCCAG ATTTCAGAGTTTCAAGAGAAACACAGGAGGAGATTGCTAGCCTTCTACGGAGAAAAG ATTTCTAAGCTGGAAGAATCCCTCAGGAAGCTGGTGCTACAGATAGAACAGCTGCAGAG TGTGAGATCTTCACAGCAAACAGCCTTCGGCACAGTTAGGACGTCAGTGCCCC CCGCTCCAGCCCGGCCCAGGGGGTGCCTGCTGCTGCCCACGGGCTCATCGGCCCCTGACAG GGTGGAGTCCATGGAGGTTGACCTTACCCCTTCTCCAGTGAGAAGA CCTCAGCCCGAGGTGGCAGCCGGCCCCACGCGGATGTCTCTGATTAGCCCACCTCAAGATGGGCGCATGG GCAGCGTCTCCTACCGGGGCCTTCAGCATCTTGGCCTGACACCACATCAGACACACCTGTCGAAGGCATTCAG GATCCCACCGTTGCAGATCCCCCACAAGGGACCCACAcagaccccagcagcccaggcagCGGGCAGAGCAACGAGAGGAGGCTCCCCTGGCCTCGGTGGCTCCCAGGCGGCAGCGCCCAGGCCGCCCATCAGCATCTCCGGCCTGCTGCATAGGCCGTGCCCAG GGTCTGCTCACCACAGGGGAGTCACACAGAGAAGATGA
- the RNF212 gene encoding probable E3 SUMO-protein ligase RNF212 isoform X8, giving the protein MAGWVFCNRCFQPPRSKARFSLTNCGHVYCDGCLGRGKKDECLICKVPCRTVFLSKNTDAEIQAFFVGIDSLCRKYSQETSQISEFQEKHRRRLLAFYGEKISKLEESLRKLVLQIEQLQSVRSSQQTAFGTVRTSVPPAPARPRGCLLLPTGSSAPDRVESMEVDLTPSPVRRPQPEVAAGPTRMSLISPPQDGRMGSHRCRSPTRDPHRPQQPRQRAEQREEAPLASVAPRRQRPGRPSASPACCIGRAQCEILEPSGRQN; this is encoded by the exons ATGGCCGGGTGGGTGTTCTGTAACCGCTGCTTCCAGCCGCCTCGCAGCAAGGCGCGCTTCAGCCTGACCAACTGCGGCCACGTGTACTGCGACGGCTGCCTGGGCCGAG gtaAAAAGGATGAATGCTTGATTTGTAAAGTTCCTTGTCGTacagtttttctttcaaaaaat ACCGATGCCGAGATTCAGGCGTTCTTCGTGGGCATAGACAGTCTGTGTAGGAAATACTCCCAGGAAACCTCCCAG ATTTCAGAGTTTCAAGAGAAACACAGGAGGAGATTGCTAGCCTTCTACGGAGAAAAG ATTTCTAAGCTGGAAGAATCCCTCAGGAAGCTGGTGCTACAGATAGAACAGCTGCAGAG TGTGAGATCTTCACAGCAAACAGCCTTCGGCACAGTTAGGACGTCAGTGCCCC CCGCTCCAGCCCGGCCCAGGGGGTGCCTGCTGCTGCCCACGGGCTCATCGGCCCCTGACAG GGTGGAGTCCATGGAGGTTGACCTTACCCCTTCTCCAGTGAGAAGA CCTCAGCCCGAGGTGGCAGCCGGCCCCACGCGGATGTCTCTGATTAGCCCACCTCAAGATGGGCGCATGG GATCCCACCGTTGCAGATCCCCCACAAGGGACCCACAcagaccccagcagcccaggcagCGGGCAGAGCAACGAGAGGAGGCTCCCCTGGCCTCGGTGGCTCCCAGGCGGCAGCGCCCAGGCCGCCCATCAGCATCTCCGGCCTGCTGCATAGGCCGTGCCCAG TGTGAAATTCTGGAGCCTTCTGGAAGACAGAACTAA
- the RNF212 gene encoding probable E3 SUMO-protein ligase RNF212 isoform X6, with protein sequence MAGWVFCNRCFQPPRSKARFSLTNCGHVYCDGCLGRGKKDECLICKVPCRTVFLSKNTDAEIQAFFVGIDSLCRKYSQETSQISEFQEKHRRRLLAFYGEKISKLEESLRKLVLQIEQLQSVRSSQQTAFGTVRTSVPPAPARPRGCLLLPTGSSAPDRVESMEVDLTPSPVRRPQPEVAAGPTRMSLISPPQDGRMGSVSYRGLQHLGLTPHQTHLSKAFRIPPLQIPHKGPTQTPAAQAAGRATRGGSPGLGGSQAAAPRPPISISGLLHRPCPV encoded by the exons ATGGCCGGGTGGGTGTTCTGTAACCGCTGCTTCCAGCCGCCTCGCAGCAAGGCGCGCTTCAGCCTGACCAACTGCGGCCACGTGTACTGCGACGGCTGCCTGGGCCGAG gtaAAAAGGATGAATGCTTGATTTGTAAAGTTCCTTGTCGTacagtttttctttcaaaaaat ACCGATGCCGAGATTCAGGCGTTCTTCGTGGGCATAGACAGTCTGTGTAGGAAATACTCCCAGGAAACCTCCCAG ATTTCAGAGTTTCAAGAGAAACACAGGAGGAGATTGCTAGCCTTCTACGGAGAAAAG ATTTCTAAGCTGGAAGAATCCCTCAGGAAGCTGGTGCTACAGATAGAACAGCTGCAGAG TGTGAGATCTTCACAGCAAACAGCCTTCGGCACAGTTAGGACGTCAGTGCCCC CCGCTCCAGCCCGGCCCAGGGGGTGCCTGCTGCTGCCCACGGGCTCATCGGCCCCTGACAG GGTGGAGTCCATGGAGGTTGACCTTACCCCTTCTCCAGTGAGAAGA CCTCAGCCCGAGGTGGCAGCCGGCCCCACGCGGATGTCTCTGATTAGCCCACCTCAAGATGGGCGCATGG GCAGCGTCTCCTACCGGGGCCTTCAGCATCTTGGCCTGACACCACATCAGACACACCTGTCGAAGGCATTCAG GATCCCACCGTTGCAGATCCCCCACAAGGGACCCACAcagaccccagcagcccaggcagCGGGCAGAGCAACGAGAGGAGGCTCCCCTGGCCTCGGTGGCTCCCAGGCGGCAGCGCCCAGGCCGCCCATCAGCATCTCCGGCCTGCTGCATAGGCCGTGCCCAG TGTGA
- the RNF212 gene encoding probable E3 SUMO-protein ligase RNF212 isoform X4, producing MAGWVFCNRCFQPPRSKARFSLTNCGHVYCDGCLGRGKKDECLICKVPCRTVFLSKNTDAEIQAFFVGIDSLCRKYSQETSQISEFQEKHRRRLLAFYGEKISKLEESLRKLVLQIEQLQSVRSSQQTAFGTVRTSVPPAPARPRGCLLLPTGSSAPDRVESMEVDLTPSPVRRPQPEVAAGPTRMSLISPPQDGRMGSVSYRGLQHLGLTPHQTHLSKAFRIPPLQIPHKGPTQTPAAQAAGRATRGGSPGLGGSQAAAPRPPISISGLLHRPCPGKCPRPGVRPVSILV from the exons ATGGCCGGGTGGGTGTTCTGTAACCGCTGCTTCCAGCCGCCTCGCAGCAAGGCGCGCTTCAGCCTGACCAACTGCGGCCACGTGTACTGCGACGGCTGCCTGGGCCGAG gtaAAAAGGATGAATGCTTGATTTGTAAAGTTCCTTGTCGTacagtttttctttcaaaaaat ACCGATGCCGAGATTCAGGCGTTCTTCGTGGGCATAGACAGTCTGTGTAGGAAATACTCCCAGGAAACCTCCCAG ATTTCAGAGTTTCAAGAGAAACACAGGAGGAGATTGCTAGCCTTCTACGGAGAAAAG ATTTCTAAGCTGGAAGAATCCCTCAGGAAGCTGGTGCTACAGATAGAACAGCTGCAGAG TGTGAGATCTTCACAGCAAACAGCCTTCGGCACAGTTAGGACGTCAGTGCCCC CCGCTCCAGCCCGGCCCAGGGGGTGCCTGCTGCTGCCCACGGGCTCATCGGCCCCTGACAG GGTGGAGTCCATGGAGGTTGACCTTACCCCTTCTCCAGTGAGAAGA CCTCAGCCCGAGGTGGCAGCCGGCCCCACGCGGATGTCTCTGATTAGCCCACCTCAAGATGGGCGCATGG GCAGCGTCTCCTACCGGGGCCTTCAGCATCTTGGCCTGACACCACATCAGACACACCTGTCGAAGGCATTCAG GATCCCACCGTTGCAGATCCCCCACAAGGGACCCACAcagaccccagcagcccaggcagCGGGCAGAGCAACGAGAGGAGGCTCCCCTGGCCTCGGTGGCTCCCAGGCGGCAGCGCCCAGGCCGCCCATCAGCATCTCCGGCCTGCTGCATAGGCCGTGCCCAGGCAAGTGTCCAAGGCCCGGCGTGCGTCCAGTGTCTATACTCGTCTAA
- the LOC138848421 gene encoding transmembrane emp24 domain-containing protein 11-like: protein MPAAALLLCLCAPLSTAFYFHAGEREEKCIIEDVPSDTLITGTFKIQLWDLHRHDFLESAPGLGLFVTVTTYNEEVLLSALYGPQGTFYFTSHSPGEHIICLVSNSTRLLSFGGSKLRIHLHIRVGEHNLDEVITQAKDRVNEVTFKLEHLLEQVEQILKEQNYQRDREESFRVTSEDTHSNVLRWAFAQTLVLLAVGVFQMTHLKAFFIAKKLL from the exons ATGCCCGCCGCGGCGCTCCTGCTGTGTCTCTGCGCTCCGCTCTCCACTGCGTTTTATTTCCACGCGGGGGAGCGGGAGGAGAAGTGCATAATAGAGGACGTCCCGAGCGACACGCTGATCACAG GCACTTTCAAGATCCAGCTATGGGACCTGCACAGACACGACTTCCTCGAGTCGGCCCCCGGCCTGGGGCTGTTTGTGACCGTCACAACCTACAACGAGGAG GTGTTGCTGTCCGCGCTCTACGGCCCACAAGGAACCTTCTACTTCACTTCCCACTCGCCTGGGGAACACATCATTTGCTTGGTGTCCAATTCGACACGGCTCCTGTCGTTTGGAGGCAGCAAGCTG CGGATCCACCTGCACATCCGAGTGGGGGAGCACAACCTGGacgaggtcatcactcaagccaAGGACCGGGTCAACGAAGTCACCTTCAAGCTGGAGCACCTGCTGGAACAAGTCGAGCAGATTCTCAAGGAGCAGAACTACCAGAGG GACCGCGAGGAGAGCTTCCGCGTGACCAGCGAAGACACGCACAGCAACGTGCTGCGGTGGGCCTTCGCACAGACGCTCGTCCTCCTCGCAGTGGGCGTCTTCCAGATGACGCACCTGAAGGCCTTCTTCATCGCCAAGAAGCTGCTCTAA